Genomic DNA from Candidatus Sulfurimonas marisnigri:
AAAAAAGAAGCTGCAATTAAGACACATGCCTTTATTCAAAATATTCATCATTTTCGAGATGATTCATTAGTGACAGATAAAGCACCAATTGAAAAAGTTGTTGTATTTGATGAAGCACAAAGAGCATGGAATCAAGAGCAAACTAGCTCCTTTATGAAGAGAAAAAAAGGACAGGATGATTTTGAATCATCAGAGCCAAGATTCTTAATTGATGTAATGAATCGCCATGAAGGATGGTGTACAGTTATTTGTTTAATTGGTGGTGGACAAGAGATAAATACTGGTGAAGCTGGATTAGAAGAATGGATTAACTCACTAAAAAACCACTTTCCTAATTGGAATATTTATTTTTCTAATTCAATAGTTGAAGATAAAAACTACTTAAGAGACTATTCTTTAAAAGAGTGGCTACGAATCAATGCTAATATTGATGAAAACTTACACTTATCTGTTTCAGTTAGGTCCTATAGATCTGAAAAACTGTCAGACTTTATTCAATCAGTTTTAGATGTTGATACTTCAATGGCTAAAAACTTATATAAAAACTTTTTAAAAGATGTTTACCCTATATTCGTTACAAGAGATTTTGAGAAAGCAAAAGAGTGGTTAAAATCAAAATCAATTGGAAGTGAAAGAACTGGTGTAGTTGCTTCGTCAGGAGCATATCGCTTAAGACCATTTGGAATAAATGTAAAAAATCAGATTGATGCTCCCGTTTGGTTTTTAAACAATAAAGATGACATTAGATCTTCATATTTTAATGAAGAAGTTGCTACTGAGTTTGATATTCAAGGACTAGAACTTGATTGGACATGTGTGTGTTGGGATGGAGATTTTTATTTCAATAATAACACATGGATGTTTAGAAAATTCAAGGGCACAAAATGGCAAAATATTAATAAGGACATTATAAAAAATTATTTATTAAATGCTTATAGAGTATTACTTACAAGAGCTAGACAGGGTATGATCTTATTTATACCTTATGGAGCAAAAGATGATAAAACGAGATTGCCAGAGTTTTATGATAAAACTTTTGAATACATGAAAGAAATTGGCATACAAGAGGTTTAATAAAGCCTAGTGCTGAGCGATGTCGCGTAACTGAAGTAAACATTAGTTCAATTAAAATATATCCTGAAAAACACAAGGTTAAAAATGGAAATCATAAAAGCAACATTAGAAGATATTCCTCAGTTATGTCAATTGTTAAATTCTCTTTTTCAACAAGAAACAGAATTTTTACCAGATGAGAATGCACAAATAAGAGGACTTACAACTATACTTTGCAAATCAGAGGTTGGTCATATAATAGTTGCTAAAGAATCAAACAAGATTATCGCTATGGTGAACATCTTATATACTGTCTCAACAGCACTTGGAGAGAGAGTTGGTATATTAGAAGATATGGTTGTTTCTCAAGATTATCGTAACCAAGGAGTTGGTTCAAAACTTATAAAATTTGCAATAAAATTTGCTAAGGGAAGTGGCTGTAAAAGGTTAACATTATTAACTGATGAAGATAACAATATTGCTCATAAATTTTATATTAAAGAAGGGTTCAGTCGTTCAACGATGGTGCCATTTCGTATTATGCTAAATGACGATTAAAAAAACAACTCATTCCACCTAGCAAAGGTGGAATAAGAAAGGAAAAAACTATCTTACAGAATCAAAGAAATAATCAGTTTTTCCAGTATCTTTAGTCTCTTCATCAAGATGATCAAGAATAGAGTTTGTAATCCAAGTTAATAGATTTAACGCACCCTTATAACCGCTAATAGAATATCTATGTAGGTGATGTCTATCAAAGATAGGGAAACCAATACGGATTAGTGGTGTATTTGTATCTCTATAAAGCTCTTTACCATAAACATTACCAATCATAAAGTCAACCGGCTCAGTAAACAGTAGACTTCTTAAGTGCCATAAATCTTTACCTGGCCAAATTTGACATTCATTAGCCCAGTCAGACTTGTCAACGATTGCTTGCATATCTGCTTCCCAACCCTTTTTAGGAGCGTTGTTACAAAGAATATGAGTTGGAATACCACCCATTTCTACTATAAATGAAACAAGACCTAGTAAAAAGTCAGGGTCACCATAGATTGCAAACTTTTTACCATGCATGTACGGGTAAGAATCTTGCATTGCATCAACAAGTTGAGCACGTTGAAGCTTTAACTCATCACTAACTTCTTTACCAGTTAACTCTGCTAATTTCACTACAAAAGCATCAGTTCCAGATAAACCGATTGGATTACAAGTTTCATATCCTTGCTTCCATTTGTTTTTAATAGTCTTAGAAGTTTGTATAGTTGAATACTTCTGTAAAGATATAGTTGAACTAGCATTGATAGCTGTTCTTGCTTCTTCTAAAGTTGTACCACCAGCATACAGTTCATACTCACCAGCACCAGTATTCCACTGATCTTCATGGTCACCAATCATAACGATTTTATCGCTAAATGATGCAGCTATCTCTTTTACTTCTTTTAATGAACCAAGGTATGGTTCAAATCCAGGGATAATATTAATTCTCTCTTCATCAAGTACTTTTTCAGATTTTGGAGGATTTAACTGCTCTAAAATCGCTTTAATCATGTTGTCATAACCAGTAATATGGCTACCAACAAAAGATGGAGTATGTGCATAAGTTACAGCAGTATTATCTAGCTCACCCTCAGCATCATCAATTGCACCTTGAACAAAAGCATTCAAGTCATCACCAATAACTTCTGCCATACATGTAGTACTAACAGCAATCATTTCAGGTTTATACATAGCGTTACAATTTCGTAAGCCATCTTTCATATTTGCAAGTCCACCAAAAACAGCTGATGATTCACTCATACTATCTGATACACATGGAGTTGGCTCTTTAAAGTGTCTTGTAAAATATGTTCTAAAGTAAGAGACACAACCGTGAGATCCATGAACATAAGGCATAGTGTTCTCAAAACCTAGAGCAGCCATTACAGCACCTAGAGGTTGACAAGCTTTAGCAGGGTTAACAGTAATTGCTTCTCTACTTAAGTTCTTTTCTCTATAGTCCCAAGACTTTGTCCACTCAGCGATTTCTTCTACTTTAGCAGGGTTCACTGAACCCATGTTACTTTCAAACTCTTGTTTATTTTTAAAAACTTCTTGATACTCTTCTTTTAAAAATAGTTTCTGTCCGTTTACAATATTTTCTACGTCTTGCATATTAAGCTCCTACTTCTTGTTTGTCCCATGGTGCTTTAGTATGAGACCAAACTGGTGAATTCATAGCTAAATCCATGTCTTTAGCAAAAATTGCGAATGCATCATAACCATGGTATGGTCCTGAATAATCCCAAGAGTGCATCTGTCTAAATGGTAATCCCATTTTTTGGAATACATACTTTTCTTTAACACCAGCAGCAACTAAATCTGGTCTTAATTTTTTAACAAATTGCTCTAACTCATACTCATTTGCATCATCATAAATAAGTGTACTTCTGCTTAAGTCTTCTTTTGTTCTTTTGTAATCATCACCATGACCAAACTCATAACCAGTACCAATAATCTCCATACCTAAGTCTTCATAAGCGCCAATAACGTGACGAGGTCTTAACCCACCAATATAAAGCATTACTTTTTTGCCTTCAAGTTTTGACTTATATTTAGCAATAACTTCATCTGTCATTTTTGTATACTTAGCGATTACAGCTTCAGTATTTGCTACAATCTCACCACCAAAAAACTCAGCAATTTTTCTTAAACTTGCAGTCGTATTACTTGGACCAAAAAAGTTGTATTCCATCCAAGGAATCTCAAACTCTTGTTCCATGTGACGAGAGATATAGTTCATAGAACGGTAACAATGAAGTAAGTTTAGTTTTGACTTTGGAGCGATTGCCATCTCTTTATAAGTAGCATCACCAGTCCACTGAGCGATAACTCTTAGACCCATCTCTTCAAGTAAGATTCTTGTTGCCCAAGCATCTCCACCAATATTATAATCACCAATGATAGCAACATCATATGGAGTTGATTGAAAATCTGATCTTGCACTTGTATCAGTCATAACTTCATCACGTATAGCGTCATTTGCAAGGTGATGACCAAGAGACTGAGAAACCCCACGGAAACCTTCACATGAAACAGCGATAGTTGGTTTTGAACTCTCAGATTTATGCTTTTTAGCAACTGCTTGGATATCATCTCCAATTAGACCAATTGGACACTCTGACTGAATAGATATACCGTTATTTAGTGGAAATAATTCATCAATCTCACTAAGAGCTTTTTTAAGTCTTGTATCTCCACCAAATACAATATCTTTTTCACTAAAATCAGTTGAAAAGTTCATTGTTCCAAATGTATCTATACCTGTAGTACCTGTATAGTAATTTCTTCTACCGCCACGAGAATATTGACCACAGCCAATAGGTCCATGAGAGATATGAATCATATCTTTAATCGGTCCCCAAACAACACCTTTAGAACCAGCATAAGCACAACCACGTTGACTCATTACACCTGGTACGGTTTGTTTATTACTTCTTGTAGTGTCACAAGCACCCTTAACACCTTCTGGTGAATCAACACCTAAATGTTTTGCTCTACTTTTTGCAGCTTTCGCAGGATAAACTTCTAGTACTTCTTTTATCGCTTCAAGCTGTAGTTCTTCTAACATTTCACTCATAATTTCTCCTTTGAGGGTCAAGTAGCTTACGCTACTTTAACTCTATATAGATTCATATCATCTAGTTTTTTACATAACTCTTTAGTAACTTCACCATCTACTGATTTAGAGATTTCACTAATTTGATATTTATTAGTGTAATAAATCATCTTAAATTCACCCTCAGCTTCAGTATTTGTAAAGTAATCAACAAATGCAGTATGAGCAAAAGTTCCCGCTGGAACTGTTAGCTCTTCTAACTTAGCACCTTCTCTAGTCTCACTTGTCAATGTAACAGTTTTACCTGATGCATCAATACCTTCATTTACTTTTTCTATTACCTTGTCAAAAGACACATCGTTTCCTTCACTTGCTGGAAAATGATAACCACATATAAACATAATAATTCCTTTTTAATTTTCTTATTTTTATTTTTTATAAAGAAACTTAGTGAGCTTCTTTTTGTCCCACTACTGCATCATCAGCATCTTCTTCTAAACCAAACTCCATAAGAAGTGCTTCAAGATCATCCATTTCTAGAGGATTTGGAATAACTTTAAAATCATTAGCAATAATTTTTCTAGCTAACTCTTTATACTCTAATGCTTGATCAGATTTTGGTGAAAACTCAACAACTGTCATACGACGTAGCTCAGCACGCTGAACGTGATTTGAACGAGGAACAAAGTGAATCATTTGAGTACCAATTTGCATTGCTAAGTGTTTAGCTAAATCATACTCACGGTCAGTCATACGTGCATTACAAATAAGACCTGCAAGACGAACACCACCTGTATTAGCATATTTTAAAATACCTTTAGAGATATTGTTAGCAGCGTACATAGCCATCATCTCACCAGACATAACGATGTAAATCTCTTGTGCTTTACCTTCACGAATCGGCATAGCAAATCCACCACAAACAACATCACCAAGAAC
This window encodes:
- a CDS encoding DUF2075 domain-containing protein translates to MQRSYYSNSLNKFIQDDTNKILGELARHHTHALEDLQKNAWIKQIDILKQAFCNYEHGHIFFEFAIPRMGKRVDNIIIINDSIFIIEFKVGSITYDNSAIEQVIDYSQDLKNFHEGSHTQKLFPILISTEANSFKNTIECLHENLYKPLFANKNSFLNVIEECLSIGKEHVICPLSWQSSIYKPTPTIIEAAQALYKGHNVQEISRSDSGAINLSITTDKVNKIINSSKSTNKKSICFITGVPGAGKTLAGLNIANERMNIDEGEHAVFLSGNGPLVDVLREALTRDEVNNAKELGNKLTKKEAAIKTHAFIQNIHHFRDDSLVTDKAPIEKVVVFDEAQRAWNQEQTSSFMKRKKGQDDFESSEPRFLIDVMNRHEGWCTVICLIGGGQEINTGEAGLEEWINSLKNHFPNWNIYFSNSIVEDKNYLRDYSLKEWLRINANIDENLHLSVSVRSYRSEKLSDFIQSVLDVDTSMAKNLYKNFLKDVYPIFVTRDFEKAKEWLKSKSIGSERTGVVASSGAYRLRPFGINVKNQIDAPVWFLNNKDDIRSSYFNEEVATEFDIQGLELDWTCVCWDGDFYFNNNTWMFRKFKGTKWQNINKDIIKNYLLNAYRVLLTRARQGMILFIPYGAKDDKTRLPEFYDKTFEYMKEIGIQEV
- a CDS encoding GNAT family N-acetyltransferase translates to MEIIKATLEDIPQLCQLLNSLFQQETEFLPDENAQIRGLTTILCKSEVGHIIVAKESNKIIAMVNILYTVSTALGERVGILEDMVVSQDYRNQGVGSKLIKFAIKFAKGSGCKRLTLLTDEDNNIAHKFYIKEGFSRSTMVPFRIMLNDD
- the nifK gene encoding nitrogenase molybdenum-iron protein subunit beta, with protein sequence MQDVENIVNGQKLFLKEEYQEVFKNKQEFESNMGSVNPAKVEEIAEWTKSWDYREKNLSREAITVNPAKACQPLGAVMAALGFENTMPYVHGSHGCVSYFRTYFTRHFKEPTPCVSDSMSESSAVFGGLANMKDGLRNCNAMYKPEMIAVSTTCMAEVIGDDLNAFVQGAIDDAEGELDNTAVTYAHTPSFVGSHITGYDNMIKAILEQLNPPKSEKVLDEERINIIPGFEPYLGSLKEVKEIAASFSDKIVMIGDHEDQWNTGAGEYELYAGGTTLEEARTAINASSTISLQKYSTIQTSKTIKNKWKQGYETCNPIGLSGTDAFVVKLAELTGKEVSDELKLQRAQLVDAMQDSYPYMHGKKFAIYGDPDFLLGLVSFIVEMGGIPTHILCNNAPKKGWEADMQAIVDKSDWANECQIWPGKDLWHLRSLLFTEPVDFMIGNVYGKELYRDTNTPLIRIGFPIFDRHHLHRYSISGYKGALNLLTWITNSILDHLDEETKDTGKTDYFFDSVR
- the nifD gene encoding nitrogenase molybdenum-iron protein alpha chain, with translation MSEMLEELQLEAIKEVLEVYPAKAAKSRAKHLGVDSPEGVKGACDTTRSNKQTVPGVMSQRGCAYAGSKGVVWGPIKDMIHISHGPIGCGQYSRGGRRNYYTGTTGIDTFGTMNFSTDFSEKDIVFGGDTRLKKALSEIDELFPLNNGISIQSECPIGLIGDDIQAVAKKHKSESSKPTIAVSCEGFRGVSQSLGHHLANDAIRDEVMTDTSARSDFQSTPYDVAIIGDYNIGGDAWATRILLEEMGLRVIAQWTGDATYKEMAIAPKSKLNLLHCYRSMNYISRHMEQEFEIPWMEYNFFGPSNTTASLRKIAEFFGGEIVANTEAVIAKYTKMTDEVIAKYKSKLEGKKVMLYIGGLRPRHVIGAYEDLGMEIIGTGYEFGHGDDYKRTKEDLSRSTLIYDDANEYELEQFVKKLRPDLVAAGVKEKYVFQKMGLPFRQMHSWDYSGPYHGYDAFAIFAKDMDLAMNSPVWSHTKAPWDKQEVGA
- the nifH gene encoding nitrogenase iron protein, whose amino-acid sequence is MAELRQIAFYGKGGIGKSTTSQNTLAAMCSYYGQKILIVGCDPKADSTRLILHEKAQNTIMQLAADAGSVEDLELEDVCKSGAGEFNEDNTDITEGYIMCTESGGPEPGVGCAGRGVITAINFLEEEGAYDDELDFVSYDVLGDVVCGGFAMPIREGKAQEIYIVMSGEMMAMYAANNISKGILKYANTGGVRLAGLICNARMTDREYDLAKHLAMQIGTQMIHFVPRSNHVQRAELRRMTVVEFSPKSDQALEYKELARKIIANDFKVIPNPLEMDDLEALLMEFGLEEDADDAVVGQKEAH